The genomic interval CCAAAGTTTTCAAGCTGTGACTTGTGGAAATACGCTGATATTTTCGGTTCAACTGTTGGGGGAGTTGGGTTGTTCTCTCCACCTGTGTTTTCACTTCCTCCTGTACTAATACCTCCTCCTGAAATATTGTCTTTCTTTTCAAAATACTTATCTAATCTTTCTCCTTTTTCAAATACCATATTGTTTAATATCATTCTCCCTCTTGAAAAAACCTTTTCTATCTTCAAATCGCTATTTATAAATACATTTTGAGACAATATTTCTGCTTCCAATACCTTTGTCTTCTGAAGATTTACTTTCACTTCATCTTTTCTAACCACAATACTCCCCATAGTTGATTTTTCAAAAGAAATACTTCCCTTTTCTCCGCCCATAATATATACTTTGCCTTTAACATTTAAGTTAGATGCCTTAAAACTTCCCTCACAAACAATATATAGATTTCCTTCAACAGTCATATTTTTTAATACTACATCTGAAGAAGATACAACTAAATTACCTTTTATATCTTTTCTATATTCCCCTTTTACATCCAGTATTTCATTCCCAACACCCATGATTATCTTTGCAGCCTCAGCTCTAGTTATATTTTTCTTCGCCCTAAATGTTCCATCTGAATAACCAGATATATATCCTTTTTCCACCATGCCTTTTAGATATATTTCTACAGATTTATCTATTTCTTTATAATCTTTAAAATTCAATTTATAATCTTCGTTTTTTATATCAAATACTATACCTATTATCTTGACTACTTCTTCTCTTGTTATGGGTTCATTTGGCTTCAATGCTTCACCTTTCTCAATATATCCTGCCTTCACTCCCTTTTTTACTTCTAAATAAAACCAATCTTTACTACTTACATCCTTAAATTCAACATTTTCTTCTTCTCTAATTTTCATCATATAATTTACAATTTTGTAGAATTCAGCACGGGTAATATTGTTTTCTGGTCTAAAAGTTCCATCCGAATAGCCTTTCACTATTTCTTTTTCTACAAGCTCTAAAATATATTCCTTTGCCCAATGTCCTTCAATATCCGTAGGTTCAGCAAAGGTCAATACACTATTTAGTAGCATAATCAAAGATACAAACGCTACTACCAATACCTTTGTTCTTCTCTTCTGCATCTACATATCCCCCTTTTTTAAAATTGTACAAATAAGCTCAAATCCTCCTTTCTCTAA from Sporanaerobacter acetigenes DSM 13106 carries:
- a CDS encoding S-layer homology domain-containing protein; amino-acid sequence: MQKRRTKVLVVAFVSLIMLLNSVLTFAEPTDIEGHWAKEYILELVEKEIVKGYSDGTFRPENNITRAEFYKIVNYMMKIREEENVEFKDVSSKDWFYLEVKKGVKAGYIEKGEALKPNEPITREEVVKIIGIVFDIKNEDYKLNFKDYKEIDKSVEIYLKGMVEKGYISGYSDGTFRAKKNITRAEAAKIIMGVGNEILDVKGEYRKDIKGNLVVSSSDVVLKNMTVEGNLYIVCEGSFKASNLNVKGKVYIMGGEKGSISFEKSTMGSIVVRKDEVKVNLQKTKVLEAEILSQNVFINSDLKIEKVFSRGRMILNNMVFEKGERLDKYFEKKDNISGGGISTGGSENTGGENNPTPPTVEPKISAYFHKSQLENFGRVSIDLEGLEGAKKYSVNFKYSDGKKEDTLGPVNTAAKTTEIYYNGEHPVNITVYKDNGEVLHVFKNVYLNKK